Proteins encoded within one genomic window of Halorussus salilacus:
- the secY gene encoding preprotein translocase subunit SecY — MSWKETAEPVLTRMPSVRRPEGHVPFKRKLGWTAGVLVLYFFLTNIFLYGADTGADAFGQFRSILAGGQGTVLQLGIGPIVTASIVLQLLGGADLLGLDTDDPRDQVLYQGLQKLLVVVMVCLTGLPMVFAGSFLPASESLARTFPGGELGVKWLIFAQIFVGGILILFMDEIVSKWGVGSGIGLFIIAGVSQKLVGGLFAWSGLGGETGLLPTWFAILTGSAENMPSLLTPQGVQYLLIGEGDILAIVTTVLIFAIVVYAESVRVEIPLSHARVKGARGRFPVKLIYASVLPMILVRALQANIQFLGNILNSQLGNDMPAWLGQYSSQGQVSGGLFYYFAPIQTREQWMWWLGGTGNEPWEILLRVGIDLTFMVIGGAIFAIFWVETTDMGPEATAKQIQNSGMQIPGFRQNTGVIEKVMERYIPQVTVIGGALVGLLAVAANMLGTIGDVTGTGLLLTVSITYKIYEEIAEEQLMEMHPMMREMFGG, encoded by the coding sequence ATGAGTTGGAAAGAGACGGCGGAACCAGTCCTCACGCGGATGCCCTCCGTGAGACGCCCGGAGGGCCACGTCCCCTTCAAGCGAAAGCTGGGGTGGACCGCGGGCGTGCTGGTTCTGTACTTCTTCCTCACGAACATCTTCCTGTACGGCGCCGACACCGGTGCCGACGCGTTCGGGCAGTTCCGCTCGATACTCGCGGGCGGGCAGGGTACAGTACTCCAGCTTGGTATCGGTCCGATAGTCACCGCGAGCATCGTCCTCCAGTTGCTCGGCGGTGCCGACCTCCTCGGACTCGACACCGACGACCCCCGCGACCAGGTGCTCTATCAGGGCCTCCAGAAGCTACTGGTGGTCGTGATGGTCTGTCTGACCGGCCTGCCGATGGTGTTCGCCGGGAGCTTCCTGCCCGCGAGCGAGTCGCTGGCCCGGACGTTCCCGGGCGGGGAGCTGGGGGTCAAGTGGCTCATCTTCGCCCAGATCTTCGTCGGCGGCATCCTCATCCTGTTCATGGACGAGATCGTGAGCAAGTGGGGCGTCGGCTCCGGTATCGGGCTGTTCATCATCGCGGGCGTGAGCCAGAAGCTCGTCGGCGGCCTGTTCGCTTGGAGCGGTCTCGGCGGCGAAACCGGGCTCCTCCCGACGTGGTTCGCCATCCTCACCGGGAGCGCCGAGAACATGCCCTCGCTACTGACTCCCCAGGGGGTCCAGTACCTCCTCATCGGTGAGGGCGACATCCTCGCCATCGTCACGACGGTGCTCATCTTCGCCATCGTCGTGTACGCCGAGAGCGTGCGGGTCGAGATACCGCTCAGCCACGCTAGGGTCAAGGGCGCGCGCGGTCGGTTCCCCGTCAAGCTCATCTACGCGAGCGTCCTGCCGATGATCCTCGTCCGGGCGCTCCAGGCCAACATCCAGTTCCTCGGCAACATCCTCAACAGCCAGCTCGGCAACGACATGCCTGCGTGGCTCGGCCAGTACTCCTCGCAGGGACAGGTCTCGGGCGGGCTGTTCTACTACTTCGCGCCGATTCAGACGCGCGAGCAGTGGATGTGGTGGCTCGGCGGGACCGGCAACGAGCCGTGGGAGATACTGCTCCGGGTCGGCATCGACCTGACGTTCATGGTCATCGGCGGCGCGATATTCGCCATCTTCTGGGTCGAGACCACCGACATGGGCCCGGAGGCGACCGCCAAGCAGATTCAGAACTCCGGGATGCAGATTCCGGGCTTCCGCCAGAACACGGGCGTCATCGAGAAGGTGATGGAACGCTACATCCCGCAAGTCACCGTCATCGGCGGCGCGCTCGTCGGCCTGCTGGCCGTGGCGGCGAACATGCTGGGCACCATCGGCGACGTCACCGGGACGGGCCTGCTCCTGACGGTCTCCATCACGTACAAGATCTACGAGGAGATCGCCGAGGAGCAGCTGATGGAGATGCACCCGATGATGCGCGAGATGTTCGGCGGGTAA
- the rpmD gene encoding 50S ribosomal protein L30 produces MQAVVQIRGEVDMSGKTKDTLKMLNIHRVNHCALVPETEAYRGMITKVNDYTAYGEPSQDVLETVLRKRAEPAEGSADVDDEWVADNTDYDDVADLASALLDEETTLREQGLAPVLRLHPPRGGHDGLKHPVAEGGELGKHDTEEIDSLLKAMR; encoded by the coding sequence ATGCAGGCGGTCGTCCAGATCCGCGGCGAGGTCGACATGAGCGGCAAGACCAAAGACACCCTGAAGATGCTCAACATCCACCGGGTGAACCACTGCGCGCTGGTGCCCGAGACCGAGGCCTACCGCGGGATGATCACGAAGGTCAACGACTACACCGCGTACGGCGAACCCAGCCAGGACGTGCTGGAGACGGTCCTGCGCAAGCGCGCGGAACCCGCCGAGGGCTCGGCCGACGTCGACGACGAGTGGGTCGCCGACAACACCGACTACGACGATGTCGCCGACCTCGCGTCGGCGTTGCTCGACGAGGAGACGACCCTGCGCGAGCAGGGGCTGGCACCGGTCCTTCGCCTCCACCCGCCGCGGGGCGGCCACGACGGCCTCAAGCACCCCGTCGCGGAGGGTGGCGAACTCGGCAAACACGATACCGAGGAGATAGACTCGCTCCTCAAGGCGATGCGATAA
- a CDS encoding uL15m family ribosomal protein, whose translation MTSKKRRQRGSRTHGGGTHKNRRGAGNRGGRGRAGRDKHEFHNYEPLGKHGFSRPEKVKDTVLTVDVRELDEDAAVLAAEGVAEETDFGYRVDARDVVEDGWDADAVKVLGNGQVRNQLEVTADAFSASAVELIEEEGGDAVLSDRAEEADDEAGDDE comes from the coding sequence ATGACGAGCAAGAAACGACGACAGCGCGGCTCTCGCACGCACGGCGGCGGCACGCACAAGAACCGGCGCGGTGCCGGTAACCGCGGCGGTCGCGGGCGCGCGGGTCGTGACAAACACGAGTTCCACAACTACGAACCGCTCGGTAAACACGGGTTCTCGCGCCCGGAGAAGGTCAAGGACACCGTCCTGACCGTCGACGTGCGAGAGCTCGACGAGGACGCGGCCGTGCTGGCCGCCGAGGGCGTCGCCGAGGAGACCGACTTCGGTTACCGGGTCGACGCCCGCGACGTGGTCGAGGACGGCTGGGACGCCGACGCCGTGAAGGTGCTGGGCAACGGGCAGGTCCGCAACCAGCTCGAAGTCACCGCCGACGCGTTCTCGGCGAGTGCGGTCGAACTCATCGAGGAGGAGGGCGGCGACGCCGTCCTCAGCGACCGCGCCGAGGAAGCCGACGACGAAGCTGGCGACGACGAGTAA